In the Sorghum bicolor cultivar BTx623 chromosome 4, Sorghum_bicolor_NCBIv3, whole genome shotgun sequence genome, GGTTCAAATTAGCAACCTCATGTGCGTAGCTAGTATTTATGTTTGGATAGACTAAAACTAATTTCCGTGTTATTAGTATATTTTGATTTAATGGACCTAGCTGGTTATGGAGTCATAAAAACTAATCCAATCCATACTTACAACATGCATATACCAGGTAGTTAGTATACTATATATACTAGTAGACTAGTAGATAACAACGAGTATAATTATAATACGAGTGCCAACCCGTACTCCATGTCATGAGCACCTCATGTGCGCTGCGCTGCGCTCTCACGAGCCGCTGAACCTGACGAAACGAGTGCGGCTGACTGAGCACTGCTAGCTGCTTTCGATTTGCGTGGCTTTTtgcctttttttctctctctcttttctccTCCGCTCTGCGCCCCCTCCCTCCTTTGTTTCCTCTGAATCTAATGATCTCTGCCTGCCTGCTGCTTTATTTGCCCTTCTTCTTTATTATCTCATCTAATGGTAATGGAGAGTGATGTCTGACCTCCTGCTGCATTCCTTgctttattattattgttattatatATACGTGTCCTTCAACTCCTCCCAGCAAATATTAGTTAGTTAGGATTTCCCGTCCTACCACCTTTGCCTCATGTACGTACTACGTGAGTCGTGACCATGGATTCTCTGTGCGCCAATTGCCGGCCTTTTCTATGCCCTTTGGTCAGCTCACACACACttgtcttttcttttcttttatttttcagATAATATAATGACCTGTCCAATGTGCTTATTTGAGGTTCTTTAAATTAGGAGAAAATTCAGCTCCCATTCCCATAACCGTTCACATCACAATTAGAACTTTGAAATCATAGTCCATGCGCCCTTTACATTCCTCAAAACTTCCAcacaactctttttttttttttgaggaaatcaTCTTTTCCATGATCCTCAAGCAATAAATATTTGTGGTTTAGCCTTGACCAACTATTCTTGTTGCTTGTTGGGTCAACAAACTAAACCcaaacatgcatagagtatgaAGCAATGGTGACGTGTCCAATCCACCGCCCACGCACTCCCTTCAATTCACCACCTTTTATTCCACTAGCAGCAGCTATATATCCTGTAGTGTTAGTTTATATCATCCTAATTATATAGGAGTAGTAGCATCATGAGACACACATTGGGATCCATCATAAAGCCATCAGCCGTAGAGGATCTCTCCACCCCTTAACACCAACACATGCATGCATTGCCCTACAAAGATCGCCTTCCCCTGTGCCACTCATCATGACCATCATCACACCCTCTCTCTTCTGTTTgctacccccccccccctttctAATTAATTGCACCACACAGTTAATTCAAAAAGTTAGTAACAACAGCCCCTTGGTTAGCCAATTACCTAATTTTCCTAGCCATGCATCTGCTTGGCAATCTTGTCATGCCCAATTCAGAAGTCCATGCAGTGCAGGACCCaaagaatcatcatcatcatcatggaTTCATGCAGATGCATAGCACCTTCTGGTCTTGCTTGCTGCGATCTTGCCTGCCTGTGCTGTGCCTGGCTGTGGTGCTGACGTGTGACGAACATGGACGACAGAGATGATGCCACCTCAGCAGcagcgtgcatgcatgcatgcaagcaaGAGGACAAGCCAGTCATTGGGCACTCGAGCACGGCCCGTCGTCGCCCGGTCGCCGTATTGCAAACGCCAACTGCCCTCTCCGTTCCGTTGCCCATGTCTGCATCTGGTACCTATATATGCTCGGTCTCGGTCTCAGTCACTAGGTTGTTATTATAGTACTAAACATGCAGCATGCTAACAAATTAAACCCCTCGTCAAAACTGCATGATTAAGGCTAGGATAGGCTAGCAGTAATGCTGGCTAATCTGTACTCACGTACATCTTTGTCAAACGCCAGTATCATTCTTGCATGCATGGCCCATTTCAGGATCTCttttggatatatatatatatatgtgtgtgtgtgtgtgtatatttaTAGCACGATCTGTTCCCTCTCTTGATTTGTTGCTAGAGGAGTATAGAGTAGGGTTATGGATCTAGAAGACGGAGGATATATGATACTCCTACATTGATACCTCATACTCCCTTGGTGGTGATCTTATCTGCTGGACTGGTGCTGGGTTTAGGCATATTCCAAGCCTTGGCCGGCAAGGCTTCCCTGTTCTGCTACATGCTGTGTTGTGTTGTGTTGGAGAAGAGAAATCACCTTTCCTCCCAAGATTCCTCTCACAGAATAAATATAATGGGTAAAAGTCGGTTGCTGTTGGACCAGTGGTTACTATGCAAAGATAACAGTTGTTTGATTCTGCGGTGAAAAGCAGGGAAATGCAAGTTTTGACACAAAAAGGCAGCAACTGGATTGATGGTTACCATGCTCCTCTAATGAAATACGgatagagtttttttttttgtgtgtgtgtgcaagAACAGGCAGTCTTCCCTTGGAATCCATAGAAGGAAATCCAGATTAACCCCAGAGCAGGCCGGTCAATGAGTCAATACAATTCTCAGTCAAGGAAAAAgtaaagtaaaaaaaaagggAGCTTTTTCCCCTTTCCCAATTCCCATGTGTACTAGTACGTTCACTCTCCTGTCCCCTCCTCCATTTGCTGGCTGTTTCCTTGAATTTCCGGTGAAACAGCTGTGCTCTGTGGAGTGACCGCAAAACCAGGCTACTACTCCGGTGTGAAGGGTTTGAAAAGACGCTCCCGGTTCTTGTTCTTGCATGGAAAAGTACCGTAACTGCCCCACAGCCATCACGGACCGCGTCGGTGCTTGCCGAGCTGCCTGCATGGCGTCGCCCTTGCCCTGTTGGTTTGCCGACGAGGATTTGACGGGTGGAAAAGCAGCCGCCTTGGTTCCCGTTCCAGCCTACCAGGTCACCTCCTCCACCCCTCGCATGCCATGCAATGCAATTGCTGTGCAACGCAGGATGCAGTGCAGCAGAGGAAAGAAAGGCCGAAAGAGACGCCGAGACGGGCCCCAGGCTCTGACCCTGGTCAATCCGAAAGCTACCACTGCTCTGCTCTGTAGCTGTGTAGCTGTACGCTTGTACTGCctgcccccccccacccccaccccccccAATGGCACTTGGgcctttagttccgaaaagtgcgtaccactttcgtttttttataaatattatccaatcaagtaactaggatcaaaagattggtctcgtgatttacagctaaactgtataattagattttattttcgtctatatttaatatttcatgcatgtgtcacaagattcgatgtgacggggaatcttgaaaactttttggttttcagggtgaactaaggccttgtttagttcccaaaaattttgcaaaaatttttcagattttccgtcacatcgaatctttagacgtatgcatggagtattaaatatagatgaaaataaaaactaattgcacagtttagtcggaattgacgaaacaaatcttttgagcctagttagtctataattggacaatatttgtcaaatacaaacaaaagtgctactatttctattttgcaaaaaaatttggaagtaaacaaggctttgCAATGCGAGAGCTGGGAGCCATGCCATGGCCCCTCTCACAAGCCAAACCACTCTCGAAGGAATCACCCACCCAGACAGGCaaatcacacacacacacacacagaagAAACAGGGGCATTGCATTGCTTGGTTGATTGTGGCAAGGGAGATTCTTCTAATTCTAATTCTAATTCTAATTCTAAATCTAATCCTACAGTGCGTGAGTAGATAAACAaatggaagagagagagagagagagacgcgACATGAGAAGATTATGAGACGGTGTCCCCATCCACATGTCTGTATGGTCGGTATACAGACGAGTATATAAACTCCCCCGAGCGAGAGCGAGAGATTTCCCTCCAAAGGTAGAAGAAGcaaagcatctcattccccagGCCCGGCCAGGCCACCCCCCCCTCTACTTTTGTAGCTTTCCCATTCCCCCTCTTGCGTGCAAGCATCTTCCCCGCTCCATCTCCATCTTGTTTAATCCCCCTCCTAGCTCTCGTGATCTTGGCCGATCGAGCTCCTTCTTCTACCGCGTCGTTCCCTGTCTGTTCGTTTCCGTCGCGCGGGGCGCCGCGGTTGCTTGCCTTGCTTACCTTGCCGAGAGATCGTGATCGTGATCGTGAGCAGTGCGTGACCCGGCCACCCTGCTTGGCGTCTTCCGGAGGCCGGGGGCCGCGGCGGCCGTTGCTGTTTATTCGTCCGTTTCCCATCAATGCACTCCTCCCTTGCCTCCGCTGCATGCAATCCGTGTGTGTGAGTGCTCGCCGGCGTTGGTTTCGTGCGTCGCCTGCCTGTCGTCCTCACCGCAACGCCCTCCCCTCCCCGCCGCGCTCGTCGCAGCAACTAGCATTGCCTGCTTCTCCTTCCGCTACAAGAATCTGAGGAGCACCCCTCCCTCCTCCCTCGCTGTTCCCCCAGGCCCCAGCTCCCTCCTTTCTCGACAGAAGAGTGTTTCGTCTGCGCATTGCTCCGACCGACCGAGGAGCACAGCCATTGCCGCGTTCGCTTCGCTCGCGCGCGCCACGGTTCATGCTCCAGTCGCCGCCGGCTGCTCTCGGAGTCGGAGGcgggtagctagctagctagctaacgGCGGGGCATGCGTTTCATCacaggtggcggtggcggtggtgccGGCGGAGGTGGGTCGGCGGCGCGGTCGTACGAGCCCATGGCCACGGCCGACACCACGGACCTGCGCTACTGGCTGCACTGGCGGGTGGGGCTGTGCGGCCTCTGGGTGCTCGCCTGCATGGCCGTCGCGGGCTACCTCATCTGGCGCCACGAGGGTCCTGGCGCCGACCGCCGccccggcggcgccggcgcggcgTCGTCGTCGGTCTCGTCGGGCCCCGCTGCTGACGGCGACCTGCCGGGCGGCGGCAAGGGGAGGCGACCCGGGGTGCTGTACGACGACGAGGCGTGGCGGCCGTGCCTCCGGGACATCCATCCGGCGTGGCTCCTCGCCTACCGGCTCATCTCCTTCTTCGTCCTCCTCAGCTTGCTCGTCGTCATTGTCATCTCCGATGGCGGCAGCATCTTCTACTACTACACTCAGTAAGTCACCAATCCCTTAATTTGCTACTAGTTACACTTTGTTTTTTCTTCTCTGATTTCCTTTGCCTTTTTTCCCcctaattttgaatacaaagattGTTGTGGATTAGATGCAAAGTTGAGTAAAGATTCTCTATTTTTAAAAACCTTTTGTTTTAAAAAGAAGACATGGGGGCGCATTGCCACTCAGCTGCTGCAGCAGATTAAGTCTTTTTATTTGGTGCTTCATCACTGAATTAGAAATCGGTCAGCAAGTTTGGCATTTGTTCTGTCCCCTTGTAATACTCTGAGTTTACAGGGAATAAAGGGCTCTTTCCATGGAACAAACCTGTTTTAAACATGGGGTCCTTTTTCAGTTGCAAGAACTGAACATGGTTCTTAGAAACAATAATGGAGCCATCAGTCAGTTTGACAGCATTCTCTGTTATACTACTGTACATAATTGATGGCTGCCAACAACTAGCTTACACAGCAAGCGACGCCCTCTCTGTCTGGTTTCCCCCTTCACCAATCACCaatactatttttttttctgccGTAGTACATTCTAAGAGACTTTTATTTGGGTCATCACTGTTTTGCTTTAATTTATTATTTGGAAAAGGTCGTCACTGTAGATGTCTGATGTCGTGTTAAGCATATTTCAGAAAAGTCTTTGTGGTTTGTGCACTAGTTAAAATATTAGCAACTGATCATAAGGACCGAGAGTTGGTTTTGGAGCTCTGTTTGTGTGGTCAGGCTTCTCTAGGCTTTAATCATAAATGATAAGTGGATAGTGTTGTAAGAATACCCACTCCAACTTAGATGGCCATCAGACCTTCTGTTCCATTGAACATTTCTGATATAAGTTTTCTACTGTAAACAAATACCCCTGCTTTTCAGATATTGTCTTGTTTTACAAATCACCAGTGTAGCCTTTTCCaagcttttttttaaaaaaaactctgAGATTGTGACTGGTTGGTAGCACCAGTTTTTTTCTGAAAGATCTGGTTGCTGTTCAAGTGTTTCTGCTTTGTAACTCTCTTCTTGGAAATAGGACTTGTCCCCCCCTGCCAGCTTCTTGTAACGGTTGTTGAACTGTCTGTCATGCAGGTGGACCTTCATTCTGGTGACGATTTACTTCGGGGTAGGCCTTTTCTCTTTCATAATCACAGCCAAATAATTTATCTTTCCACTGAATTCCTCAAGCCAATGATGCTTGCCAGAGACTTCGAAACAACCTGTTATCTGACGGAAGAATAATTGTTCTGTGAATTGTTTCAGCTTGGCACGGCCCTGTCCATCTATGGCTGCAGCAAGTTCACTGATGAGAACGTCGCCGCGGTGGCAGCAGACATGGAGCTTGGCACAAACTACATGCCTCATGGCTTGGCTGCTAAACCGACCTTCGATGAACACAGTGGCGATAGAGAGATTGCTGGGTTCTGGGGTTACCTGCTCCAGATCATCTATCAGGTAAAGAGGCCTCCACACCACCAAACACTTTGAAATATTATCCAGTTGGGGGACCTTTTCATGTTTCTTATTGGAGAGGGACATCTGTATGGTGCACTGACATTGGCTGATTTGGTGTTGCATACATGGAGGGGTTCTCATTTTGCTTTCGATGCGCAATTATTAGTGCCGGGTAGTTACCATGATGCGCTAACAGCTGAATCAGTATGTTTATGGTGTGCTCATGGATCAGATTCTGTTTCCGAagatcagatcagatcagatGTGCCCACATAGCATCTTTGTCTGGTCACACCTCCATCTCCATGGCATGTAGATGCTCCTACGTGAGCCAATTGCTAATGGTCCATGACTCCATGTCCAGGTGTTCAGTCTATATCTCTGCACACTGCACAGCTCATGCATGTTTCCTTGCTTGCTTGAAGGGCTGAGTCACCTTTCCCCTTCTTTGTGAAGTGTAGAGGCGTAGGGCTGACTCTTTAGATCGTGGCATCAAGAATAAAGGCAACCTGATTCCTTTTGTATTGATTTGCTAGGTCTAACTGTATCAGCAATGGTGACTGAATGTCTGCCTAGGTTGGCATAGGACAGTCTGGAAATCACCTTTTGctttgtaagaagaattaatagATAACTAAGGAAGGGTGATGGCCTAGGAGAAGTAGCCCCAGAACGAACCACGTTGAAATTGGACTATACTATTAGCTATGCTTTACCATTCCATATCAAAGTTTATCATATCTTAGAACTCTTTCTGATATTTACAGCAGAACGGTAACTTTGTTTACTATTTATTGACAGACAAATGCAGGTGCCGTGATGCTTACAGACTGTGTGTTTTGGTTCATCATTTTCCCATTCCTCACCGTCAAAGACTACAATCTCAACTTCGTAAGTATAAGTGCTGTCTTCCACAACCACAACATGATCCTGACAAAGAAAGTACTAATAGTTCACTGATTTCTCTTCTGGCAGTTGTTGATAGGAATGCATTCAGTGAATGCTGTTTTCTTGCTTGGTGAGGCTGCCCTGAATAGCTTGGTAAGCAGCACATGAGTGATTACTGAACTTGATGATTCAGAAAAAAAGGAAGTTGATGAATGTTTTCACAGTTTACTGAACACACTGCAAACTCTCATGGTTTCATTTACAGAGGTTCCCTTGGTTCCGGATCGCGTATTTCTTTCTTTGGACCGCGCTTTACGTCATTTTTCAATGGATTGTTCACGCAGCAACTCCAATCTGGTAAACTTTAATTTCCAGCTTAAATTTCATAAGCAAAGTACTACAACTACTGTGCACATATACACATTTCATAGTACTAAATCAACACTATATGTGGCTTTTGGCAGGTGGCCTTACCCATTCCTTGACTTGACATCAAATTTGGCACCTTTGTGGTAATCTACTTACCTCACAACCAAGAACAAATTCTTCATAAACTCTCTCCAAGTAATTAAATTTAACTGATTCGTTCCCTACCAATCGGCATAGGTACCTTGCGGTGGCGGTGTTGCAACTGCCGTGCTACGTGGTGTTCAGGCTGGTGATCAAGCTGAAGCACCACCTGCTGGCCAAGTGGTTCCCGGTCTCGTACGTAAGAGGCTAGCTAGGGGCACAAGCCAGGCCTTCGTCTTCTCCGCCTCCATTGCAGCCGCTTCAGTTCTGCAATGGCGAAAGCAATGCAAGCTACAGAATAATGGCGGGGTCCGGGTTGTTTATTATTTGGGGGGAGCGATTCTTGTGCAGGTGCCCTCTCCGACCAAAGAATAGAGGGGAGTGGCACATTGGATGCATGCGTGCGTTTTTACAGGGGTATAAAACTATAAATAGTTTGGTGTACATTGGATGGAAGTGAAGCAGCATAGTAGTTTTTAagagttattttttttttcttttttgccgTGGTGGAAAGTGAACACATAAAAGAGATCGAGGACAGCAGGGAGTGGGAGTGGCTGTGTATAGGTTGACAGATTGGATGAAAATGAAATGGAGATGATACTATTCCTTGACATCTTTTGTAGAGCTGATTGACTGGTCGCTATATTATTGCTGATATTGGATTAGGATTCAAATCATACACCAACAAGGAGGTTCTGCAAGGCCACCTAAAACGCCAATAAATCTCACTGGGAGATGTAATGCACAATAAATCATTGAAGAAGGGTAAAAATAGGGAAGTATGGAATAGTATAGATGTAGACAATGGGATATTGGATCTCTCCTCGGCCATATACCCTTTATTTTATCTCTCCTCGGCCATATACCCTTTATTTTATAAGGAGTATGGGTG is a window encoding:
- the LOC8069921 gene encoding uncharacterized protein LOC8069921: MRFITGGGGGGAGGGGSAARSYEPMATADTTDLRYWLHWRVGLCGLWVLACMAVAGYLIWRHEGPGADRRPGGAGAASSSVSSGPAADGDLPGGGKGRRPGVLYDDEAWRPCLRDIHPAWLLAYRLISFFVLLSLLVVIVISDGGSIFYYYTQWTFILVTIYFGLGTALSIYGCSKFTDENVAAVAADMELGTNYMPHGLAAKPTFDEHSGDREIAGFWGYLLQIIYQTNAGAVMLTDCVFWFIIFPFLTVKDYNLNFLLIGMHSVNAVFLLGEAALNSLRFPWFRIAYFFLWTALYVIFQWIVHAATPIWWPYPFLDLTSNLAPLWYLAVAVLQLPCYVVFRLVIKLKHHLLAKWFPVSYVRG